The Pseudomonas nunensis genome includes the window CAACGGCACCGCCTGCAGCAGCTGCAGGTCGCGCAGGTAAGGCACCGTCGGAAACAGCACGGCCTCTGGATTGGACAGGCCGTCGACGAAGTACTTGAGGATGTAGCCGAGCATTGGCTGCGTCGAAGCGAAAATCAGAAAACCGACAATGCTGATCAGGAAAAGACTGATGTACGGCCGGACATAGCCGAGCAGACGGAAGTAGATTTTCAAGCTCGATGGGCTTGCGGAGAGACTGGAGTCGGTCATATCACGCGAATGTCGATAAAAAGGACGCTGACTTTAGCACAGCTTCTTCAGGGTTCTGGCAAACGCATAAAGGCTGTTATTGTTAGGCACTGCATTCAGCATCAAATAGCCATCACACCGAAATGGCCGATCAACTTCAGGATTGAATCTCTCAGCATGCAACTCAGCGGTTTCAACAATACGTCCAATCGAATCTTCGATTTCATTTGCCTGTGGATTCTTCCACTGGGCTATCTCTTGCTCCTGTGTGCGCTGTTCTTTCTGCCTGGACGCAGCCTTCACCACAAACTGTTTTATGGTCTCTTCAGCATTCCATCGCTGATCGCCCTGTGCCTGCGCCCGCGCGAACTCAAGGAGTTGATACGCGAACCGGTGTTTATTGCACTGCTGATATTCGCCGCCTGGGCCTTGCTGAGTCTGTGCTGGGGACCGTCGGATAACCAAAGCATTCCCGGCCAGTTCAAGCCAGCACTGCATACGCTGCTGTTATTTGCCGGCTCCTACCTGCTGGTGCGCCACCGCAGCGAGATCATCCAGCCGTTGCTGTTCAGTGCCGCGATCGTCGGGCTGATCGCTTCGGTCTACAACCTCTACATGTTTGCGCATATCTACGAGCCCGGCATGCGGCTGATTGGTGCCGGCGCGTTTGACAATCCGTTGCTCAGCTCGCATATCTTCGGTTTCTTCTGTGCCTACTGGCTAAGCCTGAGCATGACGTGCAAGCGTCGCCAGGTGCTCTGGCTCAGCCTTCCGGCCATGGCGGTCATGTTCATTGCGGTGATCGCCACGGGTTCCCGGACCCCACTGGTTGCCCTGACGCTGGCCGCGCTCTGGCTGTGCTTCATCTGTTGGAATCGCCGCTCGGTCGTATTGCTCGCAGCGCTGGCCGTCAGCGGGTTAGGGATCGGTGTGCTGTTTTCGCGGATGCTCATTGAGCGAGGCGATTCCTTCCGCCTCGAAATCTGGCAAATGGTCCTGCAACGAATCGCTGAACACCCCTGGATTGGCCATGGCTACAACGCCAGCCTGGCACTCGACCCCGGCGTCGGCTACAACCTGCAGGAGCCCCATAGCTTTGTGCTTGGCGTGCTCTATTACGTCGGTATTTTCGGCTTGTTACCCTGGTTGTTCTTTCAGGCCTGGGGCTTGCTGAGCAGCTGGCGCTATCGTGTCCAGCCACTGTTTATTATCGCTTCGACCTGGTTGATATTCGGCATCGGCGCCGGTCTGACCGAGGGTGGCGGGATCATTTCGCGCCCTAAAGAGCACTGGTTCCTGTTGTGGATTCCCCTGGCGCTGATCGCCGCGCTAAGCATCAACCAGCGCGCCAGACGCCTGCTGACCCTACCGGTCAAAACGCTGAAGCCGGCGGCTTTCGAGCAGATGACCGCCAATGCTCAAATGATCGAAGAAGACGGGCTGGGACCGAAAGTCCTGCGCCTGGCCGATGGCAGTTTCCTCAAGCTGTTCCGCCGTCGTCGCTGGTACACCTCAGGCAGTTTCAACCCCTACTCCGAACGCTTTGCGGTTAACAGCGAGCAACTGCGCACCCTGGGCATTCCAACACCGCTGACCTTGGGCCTTTTCCGCCTTAAAGACGGCAGCAGTGCGGTGCATTACTCGCCTTTACCCGGCAACACCCTGCGTCAGGTTCTACAAGGGATCACCGCGCCAGCGGTGCGTCAGGCACTGGTCGAGCGTTTCGGCAAGTTCATGGCGCAGCTACATGAGCAAGGCGTGTACTTCCGCTCCCTGCACCTGGGTAACGTACTGGTGCTGGAGGACGGCGAGTTCGGCCTGATCGATCTGGCCGATATGCGCATCTACCCGTCCTCGTTAAGTCTGTCCCTGCGTCAGCGTAATCTACGTCACATGCAACGCTACACCGAGGATCGGCGCTGGTTGTTCGAAGATCACTTCGAAGCGCTGCTCCAGGGATACGCCGTGACAGCGTCTAAATCCGCCGTAAGCAACCTGCACAAGCAAGTGCTGGCCGCCAGCCTCCCGGCCCGAGCTCACTGATGAACGAAACCAACCCCCTCATTGCGCTGGCAGCCTATCTGCTGGCCATCGTAACCGCCGCACTGCTGTTGCGTGCCGTTCCGAAAATCGCCCGGCACCTGCAACATTCCGGTGAAAGTCGCTACGCGAGCATCGACGGCCTGCGTGGCTACCTGGCGTTTGGTGTGTTCGTGCACCACTCGATCATTACCTGGATCTTTTTACGCACCGGCATCATTGATTTCCCACCGAGCAACTTCTATTCGCAGCTCGGCCAGGGCAGCGTTGCGCTGTTTTTCATGATCACCGGTTTTCTGTTCTGGAGCCGATTGCTCGCACAAGGGCGCAACCACGACTGGCTGGCCTTTGCCATATCCCGGCTGTTTCGCCTCTACCCGTTGTATTTGCCATTGATGGTGATCGTGTTCGTCTCGGTCTTCTATCTGCAAAATTGGGAGCTGAAAGATTCCGGCGTCCGGCTTGCCGGTCAGATCCTGGCCTGGCTGACCTTCGACCGACCGGACGTCAACCAGTACCACCAGACCGGCATGCTGATCTCCAACGTCACCTGGACCCTGGGTTACGAAGTGTTTTTCTACTTGGCATTGCCGCTGGCCGGCATGGTGTTCATCTATCGCGGCAACTGGCTGCAAGTGGTGTTGTGCCTGATCGGTATTTACGCCCTGTACCAGGTCGTCGGCTGGGAACACTCACTGAAGAAACACTTCCTGGCCAGCTTCCTGGGGGGGATCGGTGCCGCCTACTGGGTTCGCCGGCCGCAACTGGTAGCCTGGAGTCAGACGCGCCTGGCCGGCATCATCGCGTTGATCGCGCTGGCAATTGCCTTCACCGCCTACAGCCGTGCCTTCAGCCTGATGCCGTTGCTGCTGCTGTCGGTGTTTTTTGTGATCGTGGCATCCGGGCACACGCTATTCGGCGCCCTGAAACCACGCAGCATCCGCTGGCTCGGCGAAATCAGCTACAGCACCTACCTGCTGCATGGTTTCCTGATCTGGGCGATGGTGCAGCGCCTGCCGCATATATTGCCCATCGATACCCGTGAAACCTGGGTCTTCCTGCCGATGATGGCGCTGTGCGCTTGCCTGCTGATCATCATCAGCAGCCTGACCTTCCTGTACATCGAGAAGCCAGGCATCAACGCCGGCAAGAAAGTCTTGCAGTGGCTGCGCCAAGGCCGCGAGGCCGACAAGCGCCTGGGGGAAAAGATCGCCCGCTAGCCGCGAGCGATCCACCCGGCCGGTATCAGTCTTTTTCCAGCGGCGAGAAGTACAGCCGCCCCAGACCACGCCAGGTCTTCTTGTTCCAGGCCTTGAAAGGGATCTGCGCCAGCAGCTCCCGCGCCAGCGTGCGGTCGCGGTTGGCGGTTTTGAGGAACATCGAGCTCAAGAACTTGTAGCGCACCTCGTCGTACAGCGGGTGATCGCTGAACAGCGCGTAGGAACGCAGGATGTTGTCGATCATGAAGCGGTGGTTCTTGTAAGAGTTAGTGGCGTGCTTGCGATAGCGCGCCATCAGCACATTCAGGCCATCAATGAAATAACCGGCACGGGTCACCTTCAGCTCGATCAGCAAGTCCTCCAGACGAATGTTCGGATCGAACCCGCCCACCTTGTCCAGCGCCTCGCGGCGGATCATCAGGGTCGGCGCCGGCGGGTAAGGCTTGCGCTCCAGAAACATGTCATCGAAGTCCAGGCGACGGAACGGCACGTCCCGGCGCTGGCGCTTCTCCGGGTACAGATTGCCGTCGGCGTCGATCAGCTCGATATTGCCGGCGCAAATCCCGACCTCGGGCTTGCCGTCCATGTACGCCACCTGAGTGGCGATGCGCTCCGGCAACATAATGTCATCGGAACCGAACGGCACAATCAGGCTGCCCTTAGAGCGAGCGATCGCGCCGTTGAGCGTGTTGGTCAGCCCCTGGTTTTCCTGCACCCGGAAGTCGAAGCCGTGCTGCGCCTGCAACGCCTTGATGCGCTCGACACTGTCGTCCTTGGAGCCGTCATCGACCACCAGCAACTCGATGTTCGAGTAGGTCTGGTTGATAACACTGAGGATGCTTTCCTCGATGTAGGGAGCGTGGTTGTACGACGCAATGATGACGGTGACGATCGGTTGCGCGTCGCTCATTTTGGTTCCTTGCGGGCCTGTTCCAGGCCGGAGTCGATCAGGTTCAGGTATTCCTGACGGAACACCTCGATGTCATGTTCTTTCTGCAGATAACGGAATGCCTGTTCGCCTTTCGCCTTGAGTTCGTCATCCGACAGGGCGAGGTAGTTATCCAGCGCCGCGACCAGGCTCGGCACATCCTTTGGCGTAATCGCCAGCCCGCCGGCTCCCTCGATCAGCGGCAGCATGGCCGGCACGTTCGAGGCGATCACCGGCAGATGCCCGCTCATGCCTTCGAGCAGCGCCAGGCCCAGGCCTTCGGCCAGCGACGGCATGGTCCAGACGTCAAATGCGCGAATGTACTGCAAGGCAATTTCCCTGAACCCCAACAGGTGCGCACGACCGGTCAGGCCCAGGCGTTCGATCTCCGCCGCCAGTTTCGACTCTTCGCGGCCAGCGCCAATGATCGCCAGTTG containing:
- a CDS encoding acyltransferase family protein; translated protein: MNETNPLIALAAYLLAIVTAALLLRAVPKIARHLQHSGESRYASIDGLRGYLAFGVFVHHSIITWIFLRTGIIDFPPSNFYSQLGQGSVALFFMITGFLFWSRLLAQGRNHDWLAFAISRLFRLYPLYLPLMVIVFVSVFYLQNWELKDSGVRLAGQILAWLTFDRPDVNQYHQTGMLISNVTWTLGYEVFFYLALPLAGMVFIYRGNWLQVVLCLIGIYALYQVVGWEHSLKKHFLASFLGGIGAAYWVRRPQLVAWSQTRLAGIIALIALAIAFTAYSRAFSLMPLLLLSVFFVIVASGHTLFGALKPRSIRWLGEISYSTYLLHGFLIWAMVQRLPHILPIDTRETWVFLPMMALCACLLIIISSLTFLYIEKPGINAGKKVLQWLRQGREADKRLGEKIAR
- a CDS encoding glycosyltransferase; this encodes MSDAQPIVTVIIASYNHAPYIEESILSVINQTYSNIELLVVDDGSKDDSVERIKALQAQHGFDFRVQENQGLTNTLNGAIARSKGSLIVPFGSDDIMLPERIATQVAYMDGKPEVGICAGNIELIDADGNLYPEKRQRRDVPFRRLDFDDMFLERKPYPPAPTLMIRREALDKVGGFDPNIRLEDLLIELKVTRAGYFIDGLNVLMARYRKHATNSYKNHRFMIDNILRSYALFSDHPLYDEVRYKFLSSMFLKTANRDRTLARELLAQIPFKAWNKKTWRGLGRLYFSPLEKD
- a CDS encoding bifunctional O-antigen ligase/aminoglycoside phosphotransferase family protein; the protein is MQLSGFNNTSNRIFDFICLWILPLGYLLLLCALFFLPGRSLHHKLFYGLFSIPSLIALCLRPRELKELIREPVFIALLIFAAWALLSLCWGPSDNQSIPGQFKPALHTLLLFAGSYLLVRHRSEIIQPLLFSAAIVGLIASVYNLYMFAHIYEPGMRLIGAGAFDNPLLSSHIFGFFCAYWLSLSMTCKRRQVLWLSLPAMAVMFIAVIATGSRTPLVALTLAALWLCFICWNRRSVVLLAALAVSGLGIGVLFSRMLIERGDSFRLEIWQMVLQRIAEHPWIGHGYNASLALDPGVGYNLQEPHSFVLGVLYYVGIFGLLPWLFFQAWGLLSSWRYRVQPLFIIASTWLIFGIGAGLTEGGGIISRPKEHWFLLWIPLALIAALSINQRARRLLTLPVKTLKPAAFEQMTANAQMIEEDGLGPKVLRLADGSFLKLFRRRRWYTSGSFNPYSERFAVNSEQLRTLGIPTPLTLGLFRLKDGSSAVHYSPLPGNTLRQVLQGITAPAVRQALVERFGKFMAQLHEQGVYFRSLHLGNVLVLEDGEFGLIDLADMRIYPSSLSLSLRQRNLRHMQRYTEDRRWLFEDHFEALLQGYAVTASKSAVSNLHKQVLAASLPARAH